A genomic window from Slackia heliotrinireducens DSM 20476 includes:
- a CDS encoding DciA family protein, whose amino-acid sequence MARLQPFSQTMGTTMRDLIGSSEAARKAARAAQVKEMWRGLVEPVFLEHTNAVYIIQEENEKVLVVYVDSSIFAAELNARRELIKMELAGKYHEVVDEFRIIISRGPYKNNHPFIEEKPELPTADVEPIPLDETQIKAIEKQASVIENARLRQALIKAMISDLELKNGIRNQNN is encoded by the coding sequence ATGGCAAGGTTGCAACCGTTCAGTCAAACCATGGGAACCACTATGCGCGACCTCATTGGGTCCAGCGAGGCCGCCCGCAAGGCTGCCCGCGCAGCCCAGGTGAAGGAGATGTGGCGCGGTTTGGTGGAGCCGGTGTTCCTGGAGCATACCAATGCCGTTTACATCATCCAGGAGGAAAACGAAAAAGTCCTGGTCGTATACGTGGATTCCAGTATCTTCGCCGCAGAACTCAATGCCCGCCGCGAGCTGATAAAGATGGAACTGGCGGGCAAATACCATGAAGTGGTGGATGAGTTCCGCATCATAATTTCCCGCGGTCCTTATAAGAACAACCATCCTTTTATAGAAGAGAAACCCGAGCTTCCCACCGCCGACGTGGAACCGATTCCCTTGGATGAAACTCAGATCAAAGCAATAGAAAAACAAGCTTCGGTTATAGAAAACGCAAGGCTCAGACAAGCTTTGATTAAGGCCATGATTTCCGATTTAGAACTCAAAAACGGAATCAGGAATCAAAACAACTAA
- the gyrB gene encoding DNA topoisomerase (ATP-hydrolyzing) subunit B: protein MAEKQSSHYDAGDIQVLEGLEAVRKRPGMYIGSTGTRGLHHLVYEVVDNAVDEALAGYCTKIDVIIHEDNSITVIDNGRGIPVEKHPKEKIPTVEVVLTILHAGGKFGGEGYKVSGGLHGVGVSCVNALSTRLEVEVCRDGKKYGIAFSRGKTVEKLHQIGTSKTTGTTVTFWPDPEIFTDTLVYDYETLQERFREMAFLNKGLRIELTDERQQDEEGNFKHETFKYDGGIVDFVKYLNQGKETLNKPIYFEAENADGTVEVVMQWSTSYGTNGIMAFANNINTHEGGTHLDGFKNALTRTINDYARSKGLLKEKDKNLTGDDAREGLAAIISVKLHDPQFEGQTKTKLGNVEIRGLVQGAVTKGLSEYLEENPTPAKRIVGKASQALKAREAARKAREMTRRKGVLDSFSMPGKLADCSSREPALSEMFIVEGDSAGGSAKQARDRKYQAILPLRGKILNVERAGLHRALSSDTISSLITAIGTNIGDDYNGDNARYHRIIIMTDADVDGAHIRCLLLTFFYRYMPDLINRGYIYIAQPPLYGLKKKNSASGKILKYIYNDEAKDQIMAQLEDPDKYDIQRYKGLGEMDPEQLWETTMEPETRTLIQVSIEDAAAAERAVSDLMGDDVEPRKEFIQKNALDVRFLDI, encoded by the coding sequence GTGGCAGAGAAGCAATCGAGCCATTACGACGCCGGCGACATTCAAGTCCTCGAAGGGCTCGAAGCGGTACGTAAGCGTCCTGGCATGTACATCGGCTCAACCGGCACGCGCGGCCTGCACCACCTCGTTTACGAGGTTGTCGACAACGCCGTTGACGAGGCTTTGGCCGGATACTGCACGAAAATCGACGTCATCATTCACGAAGACAACTCCATTACGGTCATCGACAACGGCCGCGGCATCCCCGTGGAGAAGCATCCCAAAGAGAAGATTCCTACGGTCGAGGTTGTTTTGACCATCCTGCATGCCGGCGGCAAGTTCGGCGGCGAGGGCTATAAGGTTTCCGGCGGCCTGCACGGCGTCGGCGTCTCCTGCGTGAACGCCCTGTCCACGCGCTTGGAGGTCGAAGTCTGCCGCGACGGCAAGAAATACGGCATCGCCTTCTCCCGCGGCAAGACCGTCGAGAAGCTGCATCAGATCGGCACGTCGAAGACCACCGGCACCACGGTCACCTTCTGGCCCGACCCGGAAATCTTCACGGACACGCTGGTCTACGACTACGAAACCCTGCAGGAGCGCTTCCGCGAGATGGCATTCCTGAACAAAGGTCTGCGCATCGAGCTCACCGACGAGCGCCAGCAGGACGAAGAGGGCAACTTCAAGCATGAGACCTTCAAGTACGACGGCGGCATCGTCGACTTCGTCAAATATTTGAACCAGGGTAAGGAAACTCTCAACAAGCCCATCTACTTCGAGGCGGAAAACGCCGACGGTACGGTGGAAGTCGTCATGCAGTGGTCCACGAGCTACGGCACTAACGGCATTATGGCCTTCGCCAACAACATCAACACCCATGAGGGCGGCACCCATCTGGACGGTTTCAAGAACGCGCTGACCCGTACCATTAACGATTACGCGCGCTCGAAGGGCCTGCTCAAGGAGAAGGATAAGAACCTGACCGGCGACGACGCCCGTGAAGGCCTGGCCGCCATCATCTCCGTCAAGCTGCATGACCCCCAGTTCGAGGGCCAGACGAAGACCAAGCTAGGCAACGTAGAAATCCGCGGCCTGGTGCAGGGCGCCGTCACCAAGGGCTTGTCCGAATATCTGGAAGAGAACCCGACGCCCGCCAAGCGCATCGTCGGCAAGGCTTCCCAGGCCTTGAAGGCCCGCGAAGCAGCCCGCAAGGCCCGCGAAATGACCCGCCGCAAGGGTGTTCTCGACAGCTTCAGCATGCCTGGCAAGCTGGCCGACTGCTCCAGCCGCGAACCGGCCCTGTCCGAAATGTTCATCGTCGAGGGTGACTCGGCAGGCGGCTCCGCCAAGCAGGCTCGCGACCGCAAATACCAGGCAATCCTGCCCCTGCGCGGCAAGATCCTGAACGTGGAGCGCGCCGGTTTGCACCGCGCCCTGTCGAGCGACACCATTTCCAGCCTGATCACGGCCATCGGTACGAACATCGGCGACGATTACAACGGCGACAACGCCCGCTACCATCGCATCATCATCATGACCGATGCTGACGTCGACGGCGCGCATATCCGCTGCCTGCTGCTCACGTTCTTCTACCGTTACATGCCCGACCTGATCAACCGCGGCTACATCTACATCGCGCAGCCGCCGTTGTACGGCCTGAAAAAGAAGAACTCCGCATCCGGCAAGATCCTTAAATACATCTACAACGATGAGGCAAAAGACCAGATCATGGCCCAGCTCGAGGATCCGGACAAGTATGACATCCAGCGCTACAAGGGTCTGGGCGAGATGGACCCCGAGCAGCTGTGGGAAACCACCATGGAGCCCGAAACCCGCACCCTCATCCAGGTGAGCATCGAGGACGCCGCCGCTGCCGAGCGCGCAGTGTCCGACCTGATGGGCGACGATGTGGAACCCCGTAAGGAATTCATCCAGAAGAACGCGCTCGACGTTCGCTTCCTGGACATTTAA
- the gyrA gene encoding DNA gyrase subunit A translates to MSDKEILEAADSGNTGVQTAELGREMRTSFLEYSMSVIVSRALPDVRDGLKPVHRRILYAMYDSGITPNKPHSKSARTVGDVIGKYHPHGDSAVYDAMVRLAQDFNMRVPLVDGHGNFGSIDGDSAAAMRYTEARLAKPAMELLADLGKETVDWVPNYDESLQEPSVLPARFPNLLVNGSNGIAVGMATNIPPHNLGEAIDATCLMLDNPDVTTEELMEVMPGPDFPTGGVIRGREGIISAYETGRGSLTIQSSYKIKEGKNGKTSIIITEIPYQVNRSNLMQKIGELVRDKKLPEISNVHDGADRNSPVDIIIELKQNAIPQVVLNKLFKHTQLQVGWGVIMIALVDGVPRTLSLREILHYYILHQEDVIRRRTQFDLEKAEARAHIVEGLLIALDHIDEVIAIIRGSRTDKEASDKLSERFGLSEAQCTAILQMQLRRLTGLEREKLQEELAELKEKIAYYKRILADEHLMRQVIKEELQEIKGRFNTPRRTRIAGPAKDIDVEDLIADEEMVVTMTNAGYIKRLPVTTYRQQKRGGKGMQGVNLKENDFVEHLFIASTHNYMLFFSSAGKVYRKKVFEIPEAGRHARGTAVVNLLKLDKGESIVAAIATKEFPEDEFLMFGTKEGMVKKTAMSLYDRTRQDGLIAINLREGDELIAVKRVKPGEKVAMVSSAGKAISWDESEVRAMGRDTMGVRGMTVPDGVHVLGLEIASPGKEIFVITERGYGKRTPVEEYPLHHRGGQGVFTITMTAKKGQLAAMKVVTSEDALMIISEEGVVMRTSVSDISQLGRATQGVKVMNVDGKDRVSAVAIAPDGKRKKRPKDSGDMEVSEADLED, encoded by the coding sequence GTGTCTGATAAAGAGATTCTAGAGGCGGCGGATTCCGGCAACACCGGTGTTCAGACCGCCGAACTCGGCCGCGAGATGCGCACCTCGTTCCTCGAGTATTCGATGAGCGTTATCGTCTCCCGCGCGCTGCCTGACGTCCGCGACGGCTTGAAGCCTGTTCACCGCCGCATCCTGTACGCCATGTACGACTCCGGCATCACGCCGAACAAGCCTCATAGCAAGTCTGCCCGTACCGTCGGCGACGTCATTGGTAAGTACCACCCGCACGGCGACTCCGCGGTGTACGACGCCATGGTGCGTCTGGCGCAGGACTTCAACATGCGCGTTCCTCTGGTTGACGGCCACGGCAACTTCGGTTCCATCGACGGCGACTCCGCTGCAGCCATGCGTTACACTGAGGCCCGTCTGGCCAAGCCGGCCATGGAGCTTTTGGCCGACCTGGGTAAGGAAACCGTCGATTGGGTTCCCAACTACGACGAAAGCCTGCAGGAACCTTCCGTTCTTCCGGCCCGTTTCCCGAACCTGCTGGTCAACGGCTCGAACGGCATCGCCGTCGGCATGGCTACCAACATTCCGCCCCACAACCTGGGCGAAGCCATCGACGCTACGTGCTTGATGCTCGACAACCCCGACGTGACCACCGAAGAGCTCATGGAGGTCATGCCTGGCCCCGACTTCCCCACGGGCGGCGTGATCCGCGGTCGCGAGGGCATTATCAGCGCGTACGAAACCGGCCGCGGCAGCTTGACCATCCAGTCTTCCTACAAGATTAAAGAAGGCAAGAACGGCAAGACCAGCATCATCATTACCGAGATTCCGTATCAGGTGAACCGTTCCAACCTCATGCAGAAGATCGGCGAGCTGGTCCGCGACAAGAAGCTGCCCGAGATTTCAAACGTGCACGACGGCGCCGACCGCAACAGCCCGGTGGACATCATCATCGAGCTGAAGCAGAACGCCATTCCTCAGGTCGTGCTGAACAAGCTGTTCAAGCACACGCAGCTGCAGGTGGGCTGGGGCGTCATCATGATCGCCCTGGTGGACGGCGTGCCCCGCACCCTTTCCCTTCGCGAGATCCTGCACTACTACATCTTGCATCAGGAAGACGTTATCCGCAGGCGCACCCAGTTCGACTTGGAAAAAGCCGAGGCCCGCGCCCATATCGTCGAAGGCTTGCTGATCGCGCTCGACCACATCGACGAGGTCATTGCCATCATCCGCGGCAGCCGCACCGATAAAGAAGCATCCGACAAACTGTCCGAGCGCTTCGGGCTGTCGGAAGCCCAGTGCACCGCCATCCTGCAGATGCAGCTGCGCCGCCTGACTGGCTTGGAGCGCGAGAAGCTCCAGGAGGAATTGGCCGAGCTGAAAGAGAAGATCGCCTACTACAAGCGAATTCTGGCCGACGAGCATCTCATGCGTCAGGTCATTAAGGAAGAGCTGCAGGAGATCAAGGGCCGTTTCAACACGCCGCGCCGCACCCGCATCGCCGGTCCCGCGAAGGACATCGACGTCGAAGATCTGATCGCCGACGAGGAAATGGTCGTTACCATGACCAACGCCGGCTACATCAAGCGTCTGCCCGTGACCACCTACCGCCAGCAAAAACGCGGCGGCAAGGGCATGCAGGGCGTGAACCTGAAAGAGAACGACTTCGTCGAGCATCTCTTTATTGCGTCCACCCATAACTACATGCTGTTCTTCAGTTCGGCAGGCAAGGTGTACCGCAAGAAGGTGTTCGAAATCCCCGAGGCCGGCCGCCATGCACGCGGTACCGCCGTGGTGAATCTGCTCAAGCTGGACAAAGGGGAATCCATCGTGGCCGCCATCGCCACCAAGGAGTTCCCCGAGGACGAGTTCCTGATGTTCGGCACCAAGGAGGGTATGGTCAAAAAGACCGCCATGTCGCTGTATGACCGCACCCGTCAGGACGGCCTGATTGCCATCAATCTGCGCGAAGGCGACGAGTTGATTGCCGTCAAGCGCGTAAAGCCTGGTGAGAAGGTCGCCATGGTATCCAGCGCCGGCAAGGCCATCTCTTGGGATGAAAGCGAAGTCCGCGCCATGGGCCGTGACACTATGGGTGTCCGCGGCATGACCGTGCCCGACGGCGTGCATGTGCTCGGCCTGGAAATCGCCAGCCCCGGCAAGGAAATCTTCGTGATTACCGAACGCGGCTACGGCAAACGTACCCCCGTTGAGGAGTATCCGCTGCACCACCGCGGCGGCCAGGGCGTGTTCACCATCACGATGACCGCCAAGAAGGGCCAGCTTGCAGCCATGAAGGTCGTGACTTCCGAAGATGCGCTCATGATCATTTCCGAAGAGGGCGTCGTCATGCGGACGAGCGTTTCCGACATCAGCCAGCTGGGCCGCGCGACCCAGGGCGTGAAGGTGATGAATGTCGACGGCAAGGACCGTGTGTCCGCCGTGGCCATCGCGCCGGACGGCAAACGCAAGAAGCGTCCCAAGGACAGCGGAGACATGGAAGTCTCCGAAGCCGATCTGGAAGATTAA
- a CDS encoding IS256-like element ISSlgl1 family transposase: MNNVKCPVCGGKMVRNGRTAAGTQRWLCKSCRATATHRIDNDAKLLKTFLGWLFSSRTQDETRWSARTFRRKCAKLWEVWPIPQQTGEVHRAVFVDGLHIAKGVHVLIASTEEHVIGWYLARSENSRAWAALMSPIPPPDGVVTDGGSGFGKARKKVWPETRVQRCVFHAFSQVKKQTTTRPKLQAGVELYGLAKELLHAKTPSAATAWLQASNDWCERWEDFLAERTPNEETGKRDWTHERLVTARNGLNALIRRGRLFTFLDPELTAEGPVPSTNNRHEGGVNAPLRDMLRLHRGMSTLRRVKAVFWWCCMHSDNPLPAAEILAAMPTDEDIAALCRRIVYEPQKRDGPVEWGDGLVWAELHHSTPWRIDWD, encoded by the coding sequence ATGAATAATGTCAAATGCCCCGTGTGCGGGGGCAAGATGGTACGGAACGGCAGGACTGCTGCGGGGACGCAGCGATGGCTTTGCAAGTCCTGCAGGGCGACCGCGACGCACAGGATCGACAACGACGCAAAGCTGCTCAAGACCTTCCTGGGCTGGCTGTTCTCATCCAGGACCCAGGACGAGACGAGGTGGAGCGCCCGCACGTTCAGGCGCAAGTGCGCGAAGCTCTGGGAAGTCTGGCCGATACCCCAGCAGACCGGCGAGGTGCACCGCGCGGTGTTCGTCGACGGCCTGCACATCGCGAAGGGCGTCCACGTCCTCATCGCCAGCACCGAGGAGCACGTCATCGGCTGGTACCTGGCGAGATCCGAGAACTCCAGGGCGTGGGCCGCGCTCATGTCGCCGATCCCGCCACCGGACGGCGTCGTGACCGACGGCGGCAGCGGGTTCGGGAAGGCCCGCAAGAAGGTATGGCCCGAAACCAGGGTGCAGCGATGCGTGTTCCACGCCTTCAGCCAGGTCAAGAAGCAGACCACGACGAGGCCGAAGCTGCAGGCCGGCGTCGAGCTCTACGGGCTTGCGAAGGAGCTGCTGCACGCCAAGACGCCCTCGGCGGCGACCGCGTGGCTGCAGGCGTCCAACGACTGGTGCGAGCGCTGGGAGGACTTCCTGGCGGAGAGGACCCCGAACGAGGAGACGGGCAAGCGGGATTGGACGCACGAGCGCCTCGTCACCGCCAGGAACGGCCTGAACGCGCTGATCAGGCGCGGCCGCCTCTTCACGTTCCTCGACCCGGAGTTGACTGCGGAGGGCCCCGTGCCGAGCACCAACAACAGGCACGAGGGAGGCGTCAACGCCCCTCTGCGCGACATGCTGAGGCTGCACCGCGGCATGAGCACCCTGCGCCGCGTCAAGGCGGTGTTCTGGTGGTGCTGCATGCACTCGGATAACCCCCTCCCGGCGGCGGAGATTCTGGCCGCGATGCCGACCGACGAGGACATTGCCGCCCTCTGCAGGAGGATTGTTTACGAGCCGCAGAAGCGGGACGGCCCGGTTGAGTGGGGCGACGGACTGGTGTGGGCCGAATTACACCACTCGACGCCTTGGCGCATCGATTGGGATTGA